A window of the Loxodonta africana isolate mLoxAfr1 chromosome 3, mLoxAfr1.hap2, whole genome shotgun sequence genome harbors these coding sequences:
- the LOC111750529 gene encoding late cornified envelope protein 2A-like translates to MSHQQNQQCQPPSKCTPKCTPKCPPQCPALYPASSCCGSSGGSCGSGGGSCCLSHHRPGLFHRCWHQSPDCCECDPSGGSGCCSGSGCCCCCGAMRTTEKKMNAEHKACSNFLLLLLPLPLFPTLGLSCFKLTQGFLHIEFSASLLLPLQK, encoded by the coding sequence ATGTCCCACCAGCAAAACCAGCAGTGCCAGCCCCCTTCCAAGTGTACCCCCAAGTGCACCCCAAAGTGCCCCCCCCAATGCCCAGCTCTATACCCAGCCTCTTCCTGCTGTGGCAGCTCTGGGGGAAGCTGTGGATCTGGGGGTGGCAGCTGCTGTCTGAGCCACCACCGGCCCGGCCTCTTCCACCGTTGCTGGCACCAGAGTCCTGACTGCTGTGAGTGTGACCCCTCTGGCGGCTCTGGCTGCTGTTCTGGCtcaggctgctgctgctgctgtgggGCCATGAGGACCACAGAAAAGAAGATGAACGCCGAGCACAAAGCCTGCTCCAATTTTTTgcttctcctcctcccactcccTCTCTTCCCCACCCTAGGACTAAGTTGTTTTAAGCTAACTCAGGGATTCCTGCACATAGAATTTTCTGCTTCTCTTCTATTACCTTTGCAAAAATAA